The Pseudanabaena galeata CCNP1313 genome includes a region encoding these proteins:
- the lpxA gene encoding acyl-ACP--UDP-N-acetylglucosamine O-acyltransferase codes for MPNTKPNPNITIHPRAIVHPHAKIGEGTSIGADVIIDEFVEIGDRCEIRARAIITGHTKIGNDNQIGYGAIVGSEPQDTSYKGAISFVEIGDRNVLREYVTVNRGTKEGSATTIGNDNLFFTGAHVAHNCAIGDRVILVNNVLLAGYVEVHDYAFMGGDSVVHQFTRIGSYAMIRGQTRLGMDVPPYCMAVDTNMVFGLNRLGLRRNGFSHDRRRSILSAYEVIYKSDRNRTQAIEFLESDPEFANNPDIQLFCSFIKNSRRGICKLYEKGASRIEEDRD; via the coding sequence ATGCCAAACACCAAACCAAATCCTAATATCACGATCCATCCTCGCGCCATCGTTCATCCCCATGCCAAAATTGGTGAGGGTACATCTATTGGAGCCGATGTCATTATTGACGAATTTGTGGAGATTGGCGATCGCTGCGAGATTCGCGCTAGAGCAATCATCACAGGGCATACTAAAATCGGCAATGACAACCAAATTGGCTATGGTGCGATCGTTGGCTCGGAGCCTCAGGATACTTCTTACAAAGGCGCAATTAGTTTTGTGGAAATCGGCGATCGCAATGTGTTGCGAGAATATGTGACGGTCAATCGCGGCACTAAGGAAGGCTCAGCCACAACCATTGGCAATGATAATTTGTTTTTTACAGGCGCTCATGTAGCTCATAACTGTGCGATCGGCGATCGCGTAATTTTAGTAAATAATGTGTTGTTGGCAGGTTATGTGGAAGTACATGACTATGCCTTTATGGGTGGGGACTCAGTAGTACATCAATTTACGCGCATCGGTTCCTATGCGATGATTCGTGGACAAACTCGCCTTGGCATGGATGTGCCTCCCTACTGCATGGCTGTGGACACAAATATGGTATTTGGACTCAATCGCCTTGGTTTACGCCGCAATGGGTTTAGCCACGATCGCCGCCGCTCTATTCTCTCCGCCTATGAAGTGATCTATAAGTCCGATCGCAATCGAACTCAAGCGATCGAATTTCTAGAGTCAGATCCCGAATTCGCCAACAATCCTGATATTCAATTATTTTGTAGTTTCATCAAGAATAGTCGTCGAGGCATTTGTAAGCTCTATGAAAAAGGTGCAAGTCGCATCGAAGAAGATCGGGATTAA
- a CDS encoding response regulator produces the protein MHSSPENKQSKKSRNKLLIVDDEEDNLDLLQRIFHRSHLILLAKNGFEALAILANEPDIAVIVSDQRMPMMSGTEFLSQVADHYPDTLRIILTAHTDVDDLVEAINQSKVFKYITKPFKVEDLVEVVQQATEIHKLLQLRTSKLRNDLENAEARYQGIFENAIEGIFQTTIDGRYLIANSMLAQIYGYPSAESLISNVTNIANQIYVNPLRRQEFINVLRTHDTVSNFESQVYRRDGTKIWISENVRAVRNFDGTLIGFEGTVQDISQRKRAEEESQLLQCLTLEISAANDFQTALEVALTKICQFTGWDYGEAWIPAGNEHLICSPAWYSSIDGLGNFRQISERISFSTGLGFPGRVWENQRPEWIWDISLEAESNFLRKYPALECGLRSGLAIPVSADTNVVSIMVFFTRIPNDRDQQLVGLIGAIAMQLGILMRRKRDEETLRLVNEELALARDRALEASRTKSTFVANMSHELRTPLNAIIGYSEMLEEDAALLGLDDFKDDLQKIYRSGKHLLDLINDILDMTKIEAGKLEIYYDDFDVPMLIFDTSKTIQPLLLKNNNRLEIECDLQLGEIRADMTRLRQVLLNILSNACKFTKSGEIKIQVNRHNYVQGEFFCFTISDTGIGISPANLQRLFQPFNQADSSTTRQYGGTGLGLAISHRLCQMMNGDISVTSELGQGSTFTICLPVDCERAIKNLPTKGQNSSPNLSILPQSLSNKADDSQQKHPAILVISDDPMIHQSTHSSLNHLGVSIYSSLSGENAMKLVYQILPDAIIVDMQTPSMRGWEMLKELKSQPLTSGIPIILLTISDNDETHQSYEIGANDYLFKPIDRDRLISIIDKYRTEQNSKISVLVIEDDSNTRAMLKRILEKEGCVVSEAQDGHVALESMMHQLPQIILLDLMMPNSDGFEFIHLLRLRYNTPPIPIIIITAKDLTNADCIRLSGSFQKILQKTNYSYTQLLEEIVQRLYKLGVLAN, from the coding sequence ATGCATAGTTCACCAGAAAATAAACAAAGTAAAAAATCACGCAATAAGTTGTTGATCGTGGATGATGAAGAAGATAACTTAGACTTGCTTCAACGTATTTTTCATCGAAGTCATCTGATCCTGCTAGCTAAAAATGGGTTTGAGGCTTTGGCAATTTTAGCGAATGAACCAGACATTGCGGTAATCGTCTCCGATCAGCGAATGCCCATGATGTCGGGGACTGAGTTTTTGAGTCAAGTTGCAGATCATTATCCTGATACGTTACGAATCATTCTGACTGCTCACACTGATGTTGACGATTTGGTGGAAGCAATTAATCAATCAAAAGTTTTTAAATACATTACTAAGCCTTTCAAGGTAGAAGATTTAGTGGAAGTCGTGCAGCAGGCGACCGAAATTCACAAATTATTGCAATTAAGAACTTCCAAACTGCGTAACGACCTCGAAAATGCTGAAGCTAGGTATCAGGGCATTTTTGAGAATGCGATCGAGGGGATTTTCCAGACGACGATTGATGGACGTTATCTGATCGCCAATTCCATGTTGGCTCAGATTTATGGTTATCCTTCGGCGGAGTCTCTGATTAGTAATGTTACGAATATTGCCAATCAGATTTATGTCAATCCATTACGCCGTCAAGAATTTATTAATGTTTTGCGTACCCATGATACCGTTTCTAATTTTGAGTCTCAGGTTTATCGCCGTGATGGCACAAAAATCTGGATTTCAGAAAATGTACGCGCAGTTAGGAATTTTGATGGCACTCTGATCGGATTTGAAGGTACTGTACAGGATATTTCTCAACGCAAGCGGGCGGAAGAAGAATCACAATTATTGCAATGCTTAACCTTAGAAATTAGTGCTGCTAATGATTTTCAAACAGCGCTAGAAGTTGCTCTCACCAAAATTTGTCAATTTACGGGATGGGACTATGGTGAAGCATGGATACCTGCGGGGAATGAGCATTTGATCTGTAGCCCCGCATGGTACAGCAGTATAGATGGCTTGGGAAATTTCCGTCAAATCAGTGAGAGAATCTCTTTCTCCACAGGGCTTGGTTTTCCAGGAAGAGTTTGGGAAAATCAAAGACCAGAGTGGATTTGGGATATTTCTCTGGAGGCAGAATCTAACTTTTTACGCAAATATCCCGCTTTAGAATGTGGTTTGCGATCGGGTTTAGCAATTCCCGTCAGTGCCGACACCAATGTAGTCTCGATTATGGTTTTTTTTACCAGAATTCCCAACGATCGCGATCAACAACTAGTGGGCTTAATCGGGGCGATCGCCATGCAGTTAGGGATATTAATGCGTCGTAAGCGGGATGAAGAAACACTTCGCTTAGTGAATGAAGAACTTGCACTGGCTCGCGATCGCGCCTTAGAAGCCAGTCGCACTAAAAGCACCTTTGTCGCCAATATGAGCCATGAGTTACGCACACCGCTAAATGCAATCATTGGCTACAGTGAAATGTTGGAGGAAGATGCGGCTTTATTGGGATTAGATGATTTTAAGGATGATCTCCAGAAAATTTATCGTTCTGGCAAGCATTTACTAGATTTGATTAATGACATTTTGGATATGACCAAAATCGAAGCGGGTAAATTAGAAATTTATTACGATGATTTTGATGTGCCAATGCTAATTTTCGATACCAGTAAAACGATTCAGCCATTGTTACTCAAAAACAATAATCGTCTAGAGATAGAATGCGATCTCCAACTTGGGGAGATTCGCGCCGATATGACGCGCCTGCGACAAGTTCTCTTAAATATTCTAAGTAATGCCTGTAAGTTTACAAAATCTGGAGAAATTAAAATTCAGGTAAATCGCCACAATTATGTTCAGGGAGAATTTTTTTGCTTCACGATTAGTGACACGGGTATAGGAATTAGTCCAGCAAATCTACAAAGACTGTTTCAGCCATTCAACCAAGCTGATAGCTCCACAACAAGGCAATATGGTGGGACAGGACTAGGGCTTGCCATTAGTCATCGTCTTTGCCAAATGATGAATGGTGATATTTCAGTAACCAGCGAATTAGGACAAGGTTCCACTTTCACGATTTGCTTACCTGTAGATTGCGAAAGAGCAATCAAAAACTTACCCACAAAAGGACAGAATTCCTCGCCTAATTTATCGATATTACCTCAATCTCTATCAAACAAAGCAGACGATTCGCAGCAAAAGCACCCCGCGATCTTAGTGATTTCTGATGATCCGATGATTCATCAAAGTACCCATTCCTCTCTTAATCATCTGGGAGTTTCTATCTACTCATCCTTGAGTGGAGAAAACGCGATGAAATTAGTCTATCAAATCTTACCTGATGCGATTATTGTAGATATGCAAACTCCCTCTATGCGTGGATGGGAAATGCTGAAGGAATTGAAGTCACAACCTTTAACTTCTGGAATTCCGATTATTTTGCTAACAATTAGTGATAATGACGAAACCCATCAAAGCTATGAAATTGGAGCCAATGATTATTTGTTTAAACCGATCGATCGCGATCGCTTGATTTCAATCATTGATAAATACCGTACTGAGCAAAATTCTAAGATTTCAGTATTAGTGATTGAAGATGATTCCAATACTAGAGCCATGTTGAAGCGAATTCTGGAAAAGGAGGGTTGTGTTGTTTCAGAGGCTCAAGATGGGCATGTCGCTTTAGAATCAATGATGCATCAACTACCTCAAATAATTTTGCTCGATCTGATGATGCCAAATAGTGATGGCTTTGAATTTATTCATCTGCTAAGGCTACGATATAACACTCCACCAATTCCAATTATCATCATTACCGCTAAAGATTTAACAAATGCAGACTGCATTCGTCTAAGTGGCTCATTCCAAAAAATCCTGCAAAAGACTAATTATAGTTACACGCAACTTCTAGAAGAAATTGTCCAAAGACTCTATAAATTAGGAGTCTTAGCAAACTAA
- the thyD gene encoding thylakoid membrane protein ThyD — protein sequence MTKIVLTGATGFVGVKLVERLHALDNRIIVLARNSQKANQQFPQESFPNVEVISYTPFKLGDWAKVISGSDAVINLAGEPLAGVRWTDKRKQEIRNSRILTTKVLVEAIAQADVKPQVLISGSAIGYYGTSLDKSFDEYSNAGDDFLANVCKEWEAAADVVTGLGVRLVKLRTGIVLGMGGAIGKMLPIFQVGGGGKIGTGKQWFSWIHRDDLVELIIYAVNNAQITGVLNATAPKAVTNEDFTVAFAKAIKRPAFLPVPAAALILVFGEGATVLLDGQRVVPHKAEINKFAFQYPDIDKALAQIFA from the coding sequence ATGACAAAGATTGTATTAACGGGTGCTACTGGATTTGTTGGAGTGAAATTAGTTGAGCGTTTACATGCTTTAGATAATCGCATTATCGTTTTAGCGCGTAATTCCCAAAAAGCCAATCAGCAATTTCCCCAAGAATCTTTTCCCAATGTTGAAGTAATTAGCTACACGCCTTTCAAATTAGGTGATTGGGCTAAGGTGATATCAGGTAGTGATGCGGTAATTAATCTGGCTGGCGAACCCCTCGCTGGTGTGCGTTGGACTGATAAACGTAAGCAAGAAATCCGTAATAGTCGTATTTTAACCACAAAAGTGTTGGTTGAAGCGATCGCCCAAGCCGATGTGAAACCACAGGTATTAATTAGTGGCTCAGCGATCGGTTATTACGGTACAAGTCTAGATAAATCCTTTGACGAATATAGTAATGCAGGTGATGACTTCTTAGCTAATGTCTGCAAGGAGTGGGAAGCTGCTGCCGATGTTGTTACTGGTCTGGGCGTGCGCCTAGTCAAGCTAAGAACGGGAATTGTGTTAGGTATGGGTGGGGCGATCGGCAAAATGTTACCGATTTTTCAAGTTGGTGGCGGCGGCAAAATTGGTACTGGCAAGCAATGGTTTTCTTGGATTCATCGTGATGATCTGGTAGAACTAATCATTTATGCTGTGAATAATGCTCAGATTACAGGGGTGCTTAATGCGACGGCTCCTAAAGCGGTCACCAATGAAGATTTTACGGTTGCCTTTGCTAAGGCAATTAAACGTCCTGCCTTTTTACCTGTACCTGCGGCGGCATTGATCTTGGTATTTGGCGAAGGGGCAACGGTATTGCTAGATGGTCAGAGAGTTGTGCCACACAAAGCTGAGATTAATAAATTTGCATTCCAATATCCAGATATTGATAAAGCACTCGCGCAAATCTTTGCTTAA
- a CDS encoding CPBP family intramembrane glutamic endopeptidase: protein MNLDRLNSYPAPARIILFLLTLLVLWLPIAAPMYLIWGEAVGVALTILLYCGFLGLIWFWGRKIAKYSHPYRYYGLSFTRQNGSDFLFGLGLGCVTLIIFFGLQVSLGWLSVQTVTWQQPLPDNLLPAIGVYFVDWQGAILPGLLTSVGVGFAEEMLFRGWVLSELERDYSKNTALLGCSLVFAILHFIKPLNVILETWSQFLGLVMLSVALVLARRRCDGRLGISVGLHGGLVWCYYIVNTTHWLKPTGAVPEWVTGIHGNPIAGVMGIVFLSAIAIGFQNFKKIRDA from the coding sequence GTGAATCTCGATCGCTTAAATTCCTATCCAGCACCAGCCCGCATCATTCTGTTTTTACTAACTTTATTGGTGCTATGGCTACCGATCGCTGCACCAATGTATTTAATTTGGGGTGAGGCGGTTGGGGTTGCACTGACAATTTTGTTGTATTGCGGATTTTTGGGATTAATTTGGTTCTGGGGACGCAAAATCGCTAAATATTCGCATCCCTATCGCTATTACGGTTTGTCATTTACTCGCCAAAATGGCAGCGATTTTTTGTTTGGCTTGGGACTAGGATGCGTGACCCTAATTATTTTCTTTGGACTACAGGTGAGTCTAGGTTGGCTATCAGTGCAAACTGTCACTTGGCAGCAGCCCTTACCAGACAACCTACTACCAGCGATCGGCGTGTATTTTGTCGATTGGCAAGGGGCAATATTGCCAGGGCTGTTGACTTCTGTTGGTGTGGGATTTGCAGAGGAAATGTTATTTCGTGGTTGGGTGCTATCGGAGCTAGAGCGCGATTATTCCAAAAATACGGCTTTACTGGGTTGCAGTTTAGTATTTGCGATTTTGCACTTTATCAAGCCTCTAAATGTAATTCTCGAAACATGGAGCCAATTTCTCGGTTTGGTGATGCTTAGTGTTGCTTTAGTACTTGCCCGACGCAGATGTGATGGCAGATTAGGGATCTCAGTGGGCTTACATGGTGGCTTGGTTTGGTGTTATTACATCGTCAATACGACCCATTGGCTAAAACCAACAGGCGCTGTGCCTGAATGGGTAACTGGTATTCATGGCAATCCGATCGCAGGTGTGATGGGAATTGTTTTTTTAAGCGCGATCGCGATCGGCTTTCAGAATTTCAAAAAAATCAGAGATGCTTAG
- the clpS gene encoding ATP-dependent Clp protease adapter ClpS, with protein sequence MSTETIQRPETIRKIAPRYRVLLHNDDYNSMEYVVETLMQVVNGLTQPQAVDIMMAAHASGCALVITCVQEHAEFYCEGLQSKGLTSTMEPES encoded by the coding sequence ATGTCTACCGAAACTATTCAACGTCCCGAAACCATACGCAAAATTGCACCTAGATATCGGGTTTTGTTACATAATGACGATTACAACTCAATGGAATATGTCGTCGAAACCTTAATGCAAGTCGTAAATGGGCTTACGCAGCCGCAAGCTGTCGATATTATGATGGCAGCTCATGCGAGTGGCTGCGCCTTAGTAATTACCTGTGTACAAGAACATGCTGAATTTTATTGTGAAGGGCTGCAAAGTAAGGGCTTAACCAGCACGATGGAGCCAGAGTCATAA
- a CDS encoding DUF3474 domain-containing protein, whose product MSSSTIHRINLDNPLTDTSSISQTELPFTFQDVKSAIPAECFAPNVWRSLAYFFADAAIIVGLYATAAYLDAWWFYPIFWFATGTMFWAFFVVGHDCGHGSFSRIKWLNNLVGHLTHIPILVPYHGWRISHRTHHQNTANIDTDESWYPVTESQYKAMDWIGKFIRFDALLFAYPLYLFKRSPARPTASHFVPNNDLFRESETNDILTSSILFTAMVGFLGWLGFTYGFLFLFKFYIVPYLIFVVWLDLVTYLHHTEADIPWYRGKDWYFLKGALSTIDRDYGIFNDIHHNIGTHVAHHIFIGIPHYHLKTATEAIKPVLGSYYRVSNVPIWKSFFTSQKACIFVPDSGSGVYYSDRITD is encoded by the coding sequence GTGTCGTCTTCGACTATTCATCGGATCAATCTTGACAATCCGCTAACCGATACATCTTCGATATCTCAAACTGAGCTTCCGTTTACCTTCCAAGATGTAAAATCTGCGATTCCTGCTGAATGTTTTGCTCCTAACGTATGGCGATCGCTCGCTTATTTTTTTGCCGATGCGGCGATTATCGTAGGTTTGTACGCCACTGCTGCTTACTTAGATGCATGGTGGTTTTATCCAATTTTTTGGTTTGCAACGGGGACAATGTTTTGGGCTTTCTTCGTCGTCGGTCATGACTGCGGACATGGTTCTTTCTCACGCATTAAATGGCTAAACAACTTAGTTGGTCACCTAACCCATATTCCGATCCTCGTGCCATATCATGGCTGGCGCATCAGCCACCGTACCCATCACCAAAATACAGCTAATATTGACACCGATGAAAGTTGGTATCCAGTTACTGAAAGTCAATACAAGGCGATGGACTGGATTGGGAAATTTATCCGCTTTGATGCTTTGTTATTTGCCTATCCTCTGTACTTATTTAAGCGATCTCCTGCGCGTCCCACAGCCTCGCATTTCGTTCCCAACAATGATCTTTTCCGTGAATCTGAGACTAACGACATTCTCACCAGCAGTATCCTCTTTACAGCGATGGTTGGGTTTTTAGGATGGTTGGGTTTTACCTATGGTTTCCTATTTCTGTTTAAGTTTTACATCGTTCCCTATCTGATCTTTGTAGTGTGGCTTGATCTTGTTACCTACTTACACCATACCGAAGCTGATATTCCTTGGTATCGCGGTAAAGATTGGTACTTTTTGAAGGGAGCACTCTCTACCATTGATCGTGATTATGGAATCTTCAACGATATCCACCACAATATCGGCACTCATGTTGCCCATCACATCTTTATTGGCATTCCTCACTATCACCTTAAGACTGCTACTGAAGCGATCAAACCAGTTTTAGGCTCCTATTACCGAGTTTCCAACGTGCCAATCTGGAAATCCTTCTTTACTTCTCAAAAGGCTTGTATATTTGTCCCTGACTCAGGCAGTGGCGTATATTACAGCGATCGCATTACAGATTAA
- a CDS encoding RecQ family ATP-dependent DNA helicase: MTEIFREWTEVRQTFQKIWGYDDLRPSQRTVVTSLLRKQDCLAIMATGGGKSICFQLPAVINEGLTLVISPLLALMEDQVRDCKSRNLPAACLHSNLSQIERREVLRNLPNTSLLYVSPETLLSEPVWEKLSDRQLKISGLMLDEAHCLVQWGDSFRPSYRRLGAVRSALIAQKPDHHPPISLAAFTATADRDTTAELQACLNLENPQIVRTSPYRPQLSLQVAIAWTPAGRKSRALKFIRDRKGQSGLIYVRSRRDAEMLATWLQENSFKTAAYHAGLPPQERRHIEQQWLTNQYPFVICTSAFGLGINKPDTRWVLHFHPPLTLSEYIQEIGRAGRDGKPAEALMLVSEPTGLLDDSDRQRVNFFLQQQQKIQQQALALLPKLPKQGNFAEVAKLHPDAAIALGLLHRAGHLTWKTPFIYEIHSLHNQQQKLKQQMGDQSKIAQMQAYSCVKGNRWAFLLDNFGFEEESKLLLKSRS, from the coding sequence ATGACAGAAATATTTAGAGAATGGACGGAAGTTCGACAAACATTTCAGAAAATATGGGGATATGACGATCTGCGCCCATCTCAGCGCACAGTAGTAACCAGTTTGCTAAGGAAACAAGATTGTTTGGCAATTATGGCGACAGGAGGCGGCAAATCTATTTGTTTTCAATTGCCCGCAGTAATCAACGAAGGATTAACCTTGGTGATTTCTCCATTACTTGCCCTGATGGAAGACCAAGTTCGAGACTGTAAATCGAGAAATCTCCCAGCCGCTTGTTTGCATAGCAATTTATCACAAATAGAGCGGCGTGAGGTTTTGCGAAATCTTCCAAACACGAGCTTGCTTTATGTTTCACCAGAAACCCTCTTGAGTGAGCCTGTCTGGGAAAAACTCAGCGATCGCCAATTAAAAATTTCAGGACTAATGCTTGATGAAGCCCATTGTCTGGTGCAGTGGGGAGACTCATTTCGACCGAGCTATCGTCGTTTAGGAGCCGTGCGATCGGCTCTGATCGCTCAAAAGCCCGATCATCACCCACCCATATCTCTAGCAGCATTTACAGCCACCGCCGATCGCGACACGACTGCGGAGTTGCAAGCTTGTTTAAATCTAGAGAATCCCCAGATTGTGCGTACCAGTCCCTATCGTCCCCAACTCAGTCTCCAAGTGGCGATCGCATGGACACCCGCAGGACGCAAATCCCGCGCCCTCAAATTTATCCGCGATCGCAAAGGGCAATCGGGATTGATCTATGTGCGTAGTCGTCGTGATGCAGAAATGTTAGCCACTTGGTTACAAGAAAACTCGTTTAAAACTGCCGCCTATCATGCAGGCTTGCCACCCCAAGAGCGTCGGCATATCGAGCAGCAATGGCTGACTAATCAATATCCCTTTGTAATCTGCACTTCAGCATTTGGGCTAGGCATTAACAAACCAGACACCCGTTGGGTCTTACATTTTCATCCGCCTTTAACACTTTCAGAATATATCCAAGAAATTGGACGGGCAGGACGCGATGGCAAACCTGCGGAGGCATTGATGTTAGTTAGTGAACCAACAGGATTACTCGATGATAGCGATCGCCAAAGGGTAAATTTTTTCTTACAACAGCAGCAAAAAATCCAACAACAAGCTCTCGCCCTTTTGCCCAAGCTCCCGAAACAAGGGAATTTCGCGGAAGTTGCCAAATTACATCCCGATGCTGCGATCGCTCTGGGGCTGTTGCATCGGGCAGGGCATCTCACATGGAAAACACCTTTTATTTATGAAATTCATAGCTTACATAACCAGCAACAAAAACTAAAACAACAAATGGGGGATCAAAGCAAAATTGCTCAAATGCAAGCTTATAGCTGCGTAAAAGGCAATCGCTGGGCTTTTTTACTTGATAACTTTGGTTTTGAGGAAGAATCCAAGTTACTGCTAAAATCTAGAAGCTAA
- a CDS encoding EAL domain-containing protein has product MLHHVLTVEDPQGFRNFLLNNMTYSLGRSLGNSIILRSNLVSRQHATLLAVTSKKSSCFFRIIDGSIDGKRSTNGILINGRKRFSHILSHGDEILFSKDTKAVFQVISAITNIPKINISQNQITKSSYPHLNNQPFDETELFRFSPLQSILDQDLSAHVHKTVNQFISSPELNPQPIIELNLVGKILYLNPAALTQFPDLEEKRIRHPLLQELLVQLVTLVNPVSQFFVREAMIDDKVFEEIIYFMPWNEVIRIHIADVTKQRQAEAIIAYQSHHDTLTGLPNRKYLHEHLVEVINKLEDKEQQFSVLFLDIDRFKLINDSLGHSVGDLLLKAVSDRLKSLLKQGDLMVRWGADEFAIVAMEIHSTDAVVQFAEAMIQSLTLPFNCGGHELHITTCIGASIYPDHHTEVEGLIRNADMAMYRAKAEGQNSFQFYVPNMQEQSFQRLSMENNLRRALENNELLTYYQPQIDLCTGKIVGLEVLLRWKHVSLGSIPPSQFIPLAEETGLITAIGSWVLRQTCLQAIAWQNMGLPPIQVGVNLSIKQLQQKDFLSCLQQILEETNLDPHFLELEITEGIMMDNVEEKIILLNEFRQMGIQLSIDDFGTGYSALSYLKNLPIDTLKIDRIFIEYVTHSAHDRTIVASIINLAHSLNLNVIAEGVETIEQVDILRSLGCDQIQGYFFYKALPADEIEVLLRAQGVTKPNKIEP; this is encoded by the coding sequence ATGCTTCATCACGTACTTACGGTTGAAGATCCACAAGGTTTTCGCAATTTTCTCTTGAATAATATGACCTATTCTTTGGGACGAAGCTTGGGTAATTCAATAATTCTGCGGTCTAATCTTGTATCTCGCCAACATGCAACTTTGTTAGCGGTAACCTCAAAGAAGTCTTCATGCTTTTTCCGAATAATTGACGGCAGTATAGATGGAAAACGTAGTACGAATGGGATTTTAATTAACGGTCGAAAGAGATTTTCGCATATATTATCCCATGGTGATGAAATTCTATTTAGTAAGGATACTAAGGCGGTGTTTCAGGTAATCAGTGCGATTACTAATATTCCCAAAATCAATATTTCTCAAAATCAGATTACTAAAAGCAGCTATCCTCATCTAAATAATCAACCCTTTGATGAGACTGAACTGTTTCGGTTTTCTCCTTTACAGTCTATTCTTGATCAAGATTTATCAGCGCATGTTCATAAGACTGTAAATCAATTCATTTCATCACCTGAGTTAAACCCGCAACCAATTATTGAGTTAAATCTCGTTGGCAAAATCTTATATCTTAATCCTGCGGCGTTGACTCAATTTCCTGATCTTGAAGAGAAGAGAATTCGCCATCCTTTGCTGCAAGAACTGTTAGTGCAGTTAGTGACATTGGTTAATCCTGTCAGCCAATTTTTTGTGCGAGAGGCGATGATCGATGACAAGGTATTTGAAGAAATTATCTATTTTATGCCTTGGAATGAGGTCATTCGTATCCACATAGCTGATGTGACTAAACAAAGACAAGCAGAAGCGATTATTGCTTATCAAAGTCATCATGACACATTAACAGGGCTACCAAACCGAAAATATTTGCATGAACATTTGGTTGAAGTTATCAACAAGTTAGAAGATAAAGAGCAGCAATTTTCAGTTTTATTTTTGGATATCGATCGCTTTAAGTTAATAAATGATTCTCTAGGACATAGCGTTGGTGATTTGTTGCTAAAAGCTGTGAGCGATCGCCTCAAGAGTTTGCTGAAGCAGGGTGATTTAATGGTGCGTTGGGGTGCTGATGAATTTGCGATCGTGGCTATGGAGATTCATTCTACGGATGCCGTTGTTCAATTTGCTGAAGCCATGATTCAGTCTTTGACTTTACCTTTTAATTGTGGTGGTCATGAACTCCATATCACTACCTGTATTGGTGCAAGTATTTATCCAGATCATCATACTGAAGTTGAGGGTCTAATTCGGAATGCAGATATGGCTATGTATCGGGCTAAAGCTGAAGGACAGAATAGTTTTCAGTTCTATGTTCCGAATATGCAGGAGCAGAGTTTTCAGCGCTTGTCCATGGAAAACAATCTGCGAAGAGCGCTAGAAAACAACGAATTACTTACCTATTATCAACCTCAAATCGATCTTTGCACTGGCAAAATTGTGGGCTTGGAAGTATTGCTGCGTTGGAAACATGTTTCTTTAGGGTCGATTCCACCGAGTCAATTTATTCCCCTTGCCGAAGAAACAGGGCTAATTACGGCGATCGGATCTTGGGTATTGCGACAAACTTGCTTACAGGCGATCGCATGGCAAAATATGGGTTTACCGCCGATTCAAGTTGGTGTAAATTTGTCGATCAAGCAACTTCAGCAAAAGGACTTTCTATCTTGTTTACAACAAATTCTTGAAGAAACAAATCTTGATCCGCATTTTCTAGAACTAGAAATTACTGAAGGGATCATGATGGATAATGTGGAAGAAAAAATTATCTTGTTAAATGAATTCCGTCAGATGGGCATTCAGTTGTCAATTGATGATTTTGGAACTGGTTACTCGGCTCTAAGTTATTTGAAAAATTTGCCCATTGATACGCTAAAAATTGACCGTATTTTTATTGAATACGTTACTCACAGCGCACACGATCGCACAATTGTCGCTTCGATTATTAATTTAGCCCATAGTTTAAATTTGAATGTGATTGCTGAAGGTGTGGAAACGATAGAGCAGGTGGATATATTGCGATCGCTTGGCTGCGATCAGATCCAAGGTTATTTTTTCTATAAAGCTTTGCCAGCAGACGAAATTGAGGTTTTGTTAAGGGCGCAAGGTGTAACTAAACCGAATAAAATCGAACCATAA